One window of Daphnia carinata strain CSIRO-1 chromosome 7, CSIRO_AGI_Dcar_HiC_V3, whole genome shotgun sequence genomic DNA carries:
- the LOC130703499 gene encoding LOW QUALITY PROTEIN: uncharacterized protein LOC130703499 (The sequence of the model RefSeq protein was modified relative to this genomic sequence to represent the inferred CDS: substituted 1 base at 1 genomic stop codon), whose protein sequence is MDEFLVVIHSEDMLNNIEKLYISGDASKSYASLQNAISIINSCPVIVSLALFLFGKYEQLKREYVDLSVWDTWCKLFQKSDAAAKKRLDGKLYQLFPCHLPTSGFLRNLVAFSGENSHVVKRIPKICNALMNNSHLHIGSEYKCFLXLVQELILNYGGAKLDDSIFHLIFSTLHILAKLSIDCSIPDVINNLSRIIADVDGHIGVQCRALMALRCLSSKHLDTATLEHWNALLYKFYEIAQTEKNILFLGAALISALIDVLRCKMRLLDQITDTDDLVAEQMWNEGSEIYRVTSDLLGSAVHRIGHFSPSLCRQVQRGRSDKVGNSCNELYWTLKTLHKPLPQSKWRYNLYDKPHSKAKTTDLMDVFDYSERNHLRMANITFRVRNWKQRPMHLLKKKVPQCPSASFSNFAVLASSKFKCISKCYVVNSTLLFNCLVDLIL, encoded by the exons ATGGATGAATTTCTG GTCGTCATTCACAGTGAAGATATGCTCAATAATATTGAGAAACTGTACATTTCTGGTGACGCTTCAAAATCTTATGCGTCTTTACAAAACGCCATCTCCATCATTAACAG TTGCCCAGTGATTGTTTCACTCGCCTTATTCCTGTTTGGAAAATACGAACAGTTAAAGCGAGAATACGTTGACCTATCTGTATGGGACACATGGTGCAAACTGTTTCAGAAAAGCGATGCAGCAGCGAAAAAGCGCTTGGAT GGCAAACTGTATCAGCTCTTCCCGTGCCATCTACCAACTTCTggttttttaagaaatttaGTTGCCTTTAGTGGAGAAAATTCCCATGTTGTCAAAAGGATACCCAAAATTTGCAATGCATTAATGAACAATTCTCATCTTCACATTGGTTCTGAG TATAAATGCTTCCTCTAGTTGGTACAAGAGCTTATTTTGAATTATGGGGGAGCAAAGCTGGATGATAGTATATTCCACCTGATTTTCAGCACGTTACACATTCTAGCTAAA TTATCAATCGACTGCTCAATCCCTGATGTCATCAACAACTTGAGTCGTATTATTGCTGATGTTGACGGGCACATTGGTGTACAATGCAGAGCGTTGATGGCCCTAAGATGTCTGAGCAGCAAGCATCTGGACACAGCTACATTGGAACACTGGAACGCCTTACTATATAAATTCTATGAAATCGcgcaaactgaaaaaaatattctcttTTTGGGAGCTGCTTTAATT aGCGCCCTCATAGATGTGTTGCGGTGCAAGATGAGATTGCTTGATCAAATAACAGATACGGATGACCTCGTGGCAGAACAAATGTGGAATGAGGGATCGGAAATCTACCGTGTAACCAGTGACTTATTGGGATCAGCGGTACACCGGATAGGCCATTTTTCTCCGTCGCTTTGTCGGCAAGTTCAGCGAGGCCGTTCAGATAAAGTTGGCAATTCGTGCAATGAGCTTTACTGGACTTTGAAGACACTTCATAAGCCTTTACCTCAATCGAAATGGCGCTACAACCTTTACGACAAACCacattcaaaagcaaaaacgacTGATCTTATGGATGTCTTCGATTATTCTGAACGGAACCATCTGCGGATGGCCAACATCACTTTCCGCGTGAGAAACTGGAAACAACGTCCAATGCACTTGCTTAAGAAAAAGGTGCCACAATGCCCTAGTGCGTCCTTCTCAAACTTTGCCGTTTTAGCCAGTTCCAAGTTCAAATGTATTTCAAAGTGTTATGTCGTCAACTCAACGTTGCTTTTCAACTGTCtggttgatttgattttgtaa
- the LOC130703532 gene encoding endocuticle structural glycoprotein SgAbd-1-like, which translates to MKLFFVAAFLAVAAAVPSSYKPEYKVPSYLAPSHPASKYPSPAYPASDYPAPAYPAKAYPAASYDKDNKYADITITSQSDERNLDGSSQWSYAQSDYTTRTESQVQKMMQGVTYDSYGKESYGEMLGNTNKGFSYWVSPEGQKFTLTWAADEAGFQPKGDHLPVAPVHQYELPVAPVHIPFNGKGYKIY; encoded by the exons ATGAAGCTG TTCTTTGTCGCCGCATTCTTAGCTGTTGCTGCCGCTGTaccatccagctacaagccggaatacaaagTTCCCAGCTATCTTGCCCCAAGCCACCCTGCATCAAAGTACCCTtcaccagcctaccctgcatcagattaccccgcaccagcctaccctgcaaAAGCCTATCCTGCAGCAAGCTAcgacaaggataacaaatacgccgaCATTACCATCACtagccaatctgacgagcgcaacctcgatggcagcagccaatggag ctacgcccagtctgactacacaacTCGTACAGAGTCTCAGGTCCAGAAGAtgatgcaaggagtcacctacgattcttatggcaaagaatcgtacggtgaaatgctaggcaacaccaacaagggattCTCGTACTGGGTTTCTCCCGAAGGccaaaaattcactttgacctgggccGCTGATGAAGCCGGTTTCCAGCCCAAAGGagatcacttgcccgtcgcaCCCGTCCACCAATACGAACTTCCAGTCGCCCCTGTCCACATCCCTTTCAACGGCAAAGGCTACAAGATCTACTAA